One Archangium violaceum genomic window, CCCGAGGCGATGATGTTGGGAATGGAGAGGTCCTCACGCTGGAGCGTGAGCGAGCACAGCTCCACGGCGAGCAGCAGCGCCGTCTGACCCTTCCAGGCCCGGAGGTAGTCCGAGGCCCGCGCCGTGCCCGCCGCGCCCGCCACGCACCCCAGTCCGAAGATGGGCGTGCGCTTCATGTCCGGGCGCATGCCCAGCCGGTTCATCAGCCGCGCGTCGATGCTCGGCGTGGCGATGCCCGTCACCGTGACGAAGAAGATGTGGTCCACGTCCCGGGGAGTGAGCCCCGTGCGGTCCAACGCCTTGCGCACCACCTGCTCGCCCAGCTCCAGCGCGACCTGAATCCAGGCGTCATTGCGCTGCTGGAAGGTGACGAGCGAGGGATACTTCTCGATGGGCAACGCGAGGAAGCGGCCCTCCACCCGGACCGAGCGATGCAGCTCCTCCAACCGCTCGATGTTGAAGTGCCGTGTGGCCCACATGTCCCGCAGGGCACCAATGATCTGCTCCTGGCGTGCATAGTGGGGAGGAAGCAGGCGCTCCACCGCGCGGATGACGGGGGAAGAGTCCTGGCCTGGTGCGGAATTCATCAACGCCGTCCCTGTAAGGGTGGGAATCGACGATTAATCACCCACCCGCAAGGGTGCGACCTGCGGTGAAAAGATTGAACTTGGCAGCTCCCTTTCTTGTCGCGGACATGCTGGTTGGCTGACAACTCGGGCCCCCACCCCGCAACGCGGAGCGCGCACGTGTTGGATTGCGCACAAAGCCAGGGGGCCAGGAATGGCGACGAGGGAGGCCACTCGCGCGTCGTCTTGAGCGAGGAATGGGCAGACATCTTCCACGTTCAGGACTCTTCGGAGGAGCGCCTGCGTTCGCAAGCGCACAGCTCACCCGGGAAATGGAGGGGCACGCCGGTTGCTCTGGGCAATCCGGCATGCACCGTGCCTTCCTGCTGTGTGCCCTGTTGGGCCTCCTGCTCCCGGGTTCCGAGGCCAGAGCCGCTCGCCGTGCCGCGAACCAGAGCTCCCGGGCCGCCTCCGGTCCGCTCGCGCATAGGGCCGCGGTCCGCGCCTCCCTGTGGGTGGGGCTCCCCTCGCTCTCGCGGGTGAGCCGCTCCGTGAACGATGACTGCTCTGGACTGGCCCACCTCGCCTACCGCAAACGGGGCCTGAGTCTGATGCACGACCGCCCCATCCCAGGAGAGGGCGGAGTCGCCTCCATCTATCGCAAGGCCAGGGCACTCGGCGCGCTGCACGACAAGCCCCGCCCGGGAGACCTGGTCTTCTTCCGGGAGACGTATGACCGCAACCGCGACGGGCGGCGCAATGACGGGCTCACGCACATCGGCGTGGTGGAGCGCGTGGAGCGAGACGGCACGGTGACCTTCGTGCACCGCGCGGGCGGAGGCGTGAAACGCTCGAAGCTCAACCTGAACAGGCCGAGCCTCCGCCGCAATGCTCGGGGCCGGGTGCTCAACGACTATCTGCGCCGCTCGGAAAGGGTCGCGCGGCCGAGGCTCGCGGGGGAACTGCTCGCGGGCTTCGCCACCGTGGACCGGCGATGGTTCACAGCGCCTTGACGATCGCCGCGCGCTCCCGGACCGCCTCGTCGTTGTCGAGGACGAAGTCGAAGGTACCGAACACCACGGCGCCCGCGTCCAGGTCGTACTCCCACAGGCCCACCAGCCTGTCCCCGTCGAACAGCGAGCGCATGAACATGTGGCACCGCCTCCTCCAGACTCCCTCCGAGAGGCTCGGCGAGCCCCTGCTTCCGGTGCCAGTGCGCGCGAGCGCGCTCGAGGGAAATCGTGAGTACGGGAGCTCGGGTCCTGCCTCGGGCCATGTCGTCCTCCGGGGCGCACTCCAGGGGCGCGCCCCGGCCTGACGACGGACCCGGAGTATCAGGCCAGCGGTGCCGCTTCGTCCGTCTCGCGAGGCACCTGCATGCGAGGCTGGGTCTGGATGACCTCGGAGAACATGGTCTCGAGCTGCTCACCCATGATGGCCAGCTCGTCCTTGGTCATCAGCTTCTTCACGCTCTTGAAGAGGTCCTTCTCCTCCTCCTCGACGTGGTGCTCGACCAGCTCCTGGAGCACCTTCATCTTCGCCTTGAACTGGGCGTCGGAGGGGCTCATGTCGAGCAGATCCGCGATGACGCGCTTCACCGACAGGTGCTCCTCCACCGCCTCCTGGAGCTTGTCCGCCGTGGGACCGA contains:
- a CDS encoding CHAP domain-containing protein, yielding MHRAFLLCALLGLLLPGSEARAARRAANQSSRAASGPLAHRAAVRASLWVGLPSLSRVSRSVNDDCSGLAHLAYRKRGLSLMHDRPIPGEGGVASIYRKARALGALHDKPRPGDLVFFRETYDRNRDGRRNDGLTHIGVVERVERDGTVTFVHRAGGGVKRSKLNLNRPSLRRNARGRVLNDYLRRSERVARPRLAGELLAGFATVDRRWFTAP
- a CDS encoding hemerythrin domain-containing protein — encoded protein: MDAIELLTQQHREVDELFEKFEKAGEGRDELLMDLFVRIADNLAAHAMIEEKIFYPSVYVGPTADKLQEAVEEHLSVKRVIADLLDMSPSDAQFKAKMKVLQELVEHHVEEEEKDLFKSVKKLMTKDELAIMGEQLETMFSEVIQTQPRMQVPRETDEAAPLA
- a CDS encoding type III polyketide synthase, coding for MNSAPGQDSSPVIRAVERLLPPHYARQEQIIGALRDMWATRHFNIERLEELHRSVRVEGRFLALPIEKYPSLVTFQQRNDAWIQVALELGEQVVRKALDRTGLTPRDVDHIFFVTVTGIATPSIDARLMNRLGMRPDMKRTPIFGLGCVAGAAGTARASDYLRAWKGQTALLLAVELCSLTLQREDLSIPNIIASGLFGDGAACVVLQGSERSGAAAGPRIVATRSVLYPDTERIMGWDVVDSGFKVVLSAKVPQLVREFIRRDVDGFLAEHGLAREDVKHWVAHTGGPKVLQAFEEALELAPDMLAHSWASLREVGNLSSASVLFVLGDMLESGRAQPGDWGVLMAMGPGFCAELVLLRW